Proteins encoded in a region of the Streptomyces sp. NBC_00258 genome:
- a CDS encoding chaplin has translation MRQVTRKGLMTVAAATGVLAATGGYAQADSGAHGSASDSPGVLSGNSVQAPVHAPVNVCGNTVNVVGVLNPAVGNKCANKGGGSGHHHSGGGSHAGSGSHAGGHTSNSPGVGSGNHVQVPVDVPVNVCGNSVSVGGVGNAATGNDCSNTGGGHGSTPPGHGEPNPPGKPGQPGDPGDPGQPGQPGKPGQPGDPGNPGDPGQPGGPGGPGRPGGEGLGSSNPNHPGAQAVSQPKGSEQLAQTGSELPLGLALPVGAGALLTGAVLYRKARASA, from the coding sequence ATGCGACAGGTCACCCGCAAAGGCCTGATGACGGTGGCGGCCGCGACCGGCGTCCTCGCCGCCACCGGCGGTTACGCGCAGGCCGACTCGGGGGCGCACGGCAGCGCCTCGGACTCCCCGGGCGTGCTCTCGGGCAACTCGGTGCAGGCGCCGGTGCACGCGCCGGTCAACGTCTGCGGCAACACCGTGAACGTCGTCGGGGTGCTCAACCCGGCGGTGGGCAACAAGTGCGCCAACAAGGGCGGCGGCTCCGGTCACCACCACTCCGGCGGAGGATCGCACGCCGGGAGCGGATCGCACGCCGGGGGTCACACCAGCAACTCGCCCGGCGTGGGCTCGGGCAACCACGTCCAGGTTCCGGTGGACGTGCCGGTCAACGTCTGCGGCAACAGCGTCTCCGTCGGCGGTGTCGGCAACGCGGCCACGGGCAACGACTGCTCGAACACCGGTGGCGGGCACGGGTCGACGCCGCCCGGGCACGGGGAGCCCAACCCTCCGGGCAAGCCCGGTCAGCCGGGTGACCCCGGGGACCCGGGTCAGCCGGGTCAGCCGGGCAAGCCGGGACAGCCCGGGGACCCGGGCAACCCTGGTGACCCGGGTCAGCCCGGCGGCCCCGGTGGACCGGGGCGGCCCGGTGGCGAGGGTCTGGGCTCCTCGAACCCGAACCACCCGGGCGCGCAGGCCGTCTCACAGCCCAAGGGGTCCGAGCAGCTGGCACAGACCGGCAGTGAGCTGCCGCTCGGCCTCGCGCTGCCGGTGGGCGCGGGCGCGCTGCTGACGGGCGCCGTGCTCTACCGCAAGGCACGAGCCTCCGCGTGA
- a CDS encoding DUF5703 family protein encodes MPEYEFVDVYVPRGVSRKETTRLLTDHAEYGHWELDRLSLHPDGSRRVRLRRRIIRQVRATW; translated from the coding sequence ATGCCGGAATACGAATTTGTCGACGTGTACGTGCCGCGCGGGGTCTCCCGCAAGGAAACGACACGACTGCTGACGGACCATGCCGAGTACGGACACTGGGAGTTGGACCGCCTCAGCCTCCACCCGGACGGCAGCCGCAGGGTGCGGTTGCGCCGGCGGATCATCCGCCAGGTGCGTGCCACGTGGTGA
- a CDS encoding helix-hairpin-helix domain-containing protein, with amino-acid sequence MTTEPSAAAEEAEPGTPSAGPESGGPEAGARPDETGSRPDAEAHEAASPDAGEGDTAEGSADGSVAPEGSVPEGDAAEPGDKAAAGDAAAGDSAAQLSEAEAELAAQRELRERIERRKAEKEGPVRAGAKLSGKAADLLAAVRAVESGEKPPASVFTEPEPAPRRSAPEPVRQPQAMPTAAPAPVASEAVDTVRAVLVEGGAPEALAAQIATVLGEGADTQLREDPWQLLRVTGVRTEQADGFARALLGAECGPDDERRGRAVTVWLLEQAALAGHTALEVQALHAALAQRSVPDPDAAVQSALAEGDALIFQDALDEPGTPPAPAPSEDEGEEGEAERPVRVLIGLERYALAEESLADGLARVVNSLPKEDGSAADWESAATGSAAELIRAVSGHGLVLHTGGEASRAEPAALTAAARSLGLRVCAAAHTPDGRRRFAALLAAAEEARGATAPDQSHDSSAGTPGGADPDEPVTTVAGLLSGAEGPGRDTDGMLRTDLLIVLDAPQLDVESAAMLAESLPDGARLVLSGDPGVLWSAGPGRVFADLLAARACPQVASRTPDPGPVGELVSGIGIGELNQVAAPGKEVVIVPVRDAGEAVHRTVQLIADSVPRAIGIPAEQTQVITPGHGGAAGTRALNTALKERLNPGPGRFGGFDPGDRIAYSPAPGRTVPGHVVKADADGLHLECAGAPVVVPKERVEQAVRHGWALTAHQAVGARWPAAVVVLPGDAAQALTRPWIYTAFGRAEQHLSVVHGVDQALPRAVAEVAAKPRTTRLPALLRAQVPAAG; translated from the coding sequence GTGACCACGGAGCCGTCCGCCGCCGCGGAGGAAGCCGAGCCGGGGACGCCGAGCGCCGGCCCCGAGTCCGGGGGGCCCGAGGCCGGGGCTCGACCGGATGAGACCGGGAGTCGACCGGATGCCGAGGCCCACGAGGCCGCCTCACCGGACGCGGGTGAGGGCGACACGGCCGAGGGTTCCGCGGACGGAAGCGTCGCCCCCGAAGGATCCGTCCCCGAAGGAGACGCGGCCGAGCCCGGTGACAAGGCCGCGGCCGGCGACGCCGCCGCGGGTGACAGCGCGGCCCAGTTGTCCGAGGCTGAGGCCGAGTTGGCCGCGCAGCGGGAGCTGCGGGAGCGGATCGAGCGGCGCAAGGCGGAGAAGGAGGGGCCTGTCCGGGCCGGGGCGAAGCTGAGCGGCAAGGCCGCCGATCTGCTCGCCGCCGTCCGGGCGGTGGAGAGCGGGGAGAAGCCCCCGGCGAGCGTCTTCACCGAGCCGGAGCCCGCGCCGCGCAGGTCCGCGCCGGAGCCGGTGCGGCAGCCGCAGGCCATGCCCACCGCCGCGCCCGCGCCGGTGGCCTCCGAAGCCGTCGACACCGTTCGGGCCGTGCTCGTCGAGGGCGGCGCCCCGGAGGCGCTGGCGGCGCAGATCGCCACCGTCCTCGGCGAGGGCGCGGACACGCAACTTCGCGAGGACCCGTGGCAGTTGCTCCGGGTGACCGGGGTGCGGACCGAGCAGGCCGACGGGTTCGCCCGGGCGCTGCTCGGCGCGGAGTGCGGTCCTGACGACGAGCGGCGGGGCCGGGCGGTCACGGTATGGCTCCTGGAGCAGGCGGCCCTCGCCGGGCACACGGCCCTGGAGGTCCAGGCGCTCCACGCGGCGCTCGCCCAGCGCTCGGTGCCGGATCCCGATGCCGCCGTGCAGAGCGCCCTCGCCGAGGGCGACGCCCTGATCTTCCAGGACGCGCTGGACGAGCCGGGCACGCCGCCGGCCCCCGCGCCCTCCGAGGACGAGGGCGAAGAGGGCGAGGCGGAGCGCCCGGTCCGCGTCCTCATCGGTCTGGAGCGGTACGCGCTCGCCGAGGAGAGCCTCGCCGACGGTCTCGCCCGGGTGGTCAACTCACTGCCCAAGGAGGACGGTTCGGCCGCGGACTGGGAGTCGGCCGCGACCGGCTCCGCAGCCGAGCTGATCCGCGCGGTCTCGGGCCACGGACTCGTCCTGCACACCGGCGGCGAGGCGTCCCGCGCGGAACCGGCGGCCCTGACCGCGGCCGCCCGGTCCCTCGGCCTGCGGGTGTGCGCCGCCGCCCACACCCCGGACGGCCGCCGCCGTTTCGCCGCCCTGCTCGCCGCCGCGGAGGAAGCGCGAGGCGCGACCGCACCGGACCAGTCGCACGACAGCTCAGCCGGGACGCCCGGCGGTGCCGACCCGGACGAACCCGTGACCACCGTCGCCGGACTGCTCTCCGGGGCCGAGGGTCCTGGGCGGGACACGGACGGCATGCTGCGGACCGACCTCCTGATCGTGCTCGACGCACCGCAGCTCGACGTGGAGAGCGCTGCGATGCTCGCGGAGTCGCTGCCCGACGGGGCCCGGCTCGTGCTGAGCGGGGACCCCGGGGTGCTGTGGTCGGCGGGCCCCGGCCGGGTCTTCGCGGATCTGCTCGCCGCGCGCGCGTGCCCGCAGGTCGCCTCGCGGACCCCCGACCCCGGCCCCGTCGGCGAACTGGTCTCGGGCATCGGCATCGGTGAGCTGAACCAGGTGGCCGCCCCCGGCAAGGAAGTCGTGATCGTCCCGGTGCGCGACGCCGGAGAGGCGGTCCACCGGACCGTGCAGCTGATCGCGGACTCGGTGCCGCGGGCCATCGGGATCCCGGCCGAGCAGACCCAGGTGATCACCCCGGGTCACGGCGGTGCGGCGGGCACCCGCGCGCTCAACACCGCGCTGAAGGAGCGGCTCAACCCCGGCCCCGGCCGCTTCGGCGGCTTCGACCCGGGGGACCGGATCGCGTACTCCCCCGCGCCGGGCCGCACGGTCCCGGGCCATGTGGTGAAGGCCGACGCCGACGGACTGCACCTGGAGTGCGCGGGCGCCCCCGTCGTCGTACCGAAGGAGCGGGTGGAGCAGGCCGTGCGGCACGGCTGGGCGCTCACCGCGCACCAGGCGGTCGGCGCCCGCTGGCCCGCCGCGGTCGTGGTCCTGCCCGGGGACGCCGCCCAGGCGCTCACCCGGCCCTGGATCTACACCGCCTTCGGCCGTGCCGAGCAGCACCTCTCCGTGGTCCACGGGGTGGATCAGGCACTGCCGCGCGCGGTGGCCGAGGTCGCCGCGAAGCCGCGTACGACCCGGCTGCCGGCTCTGCTCAGGGCCCAGGTTCCGGCGGCCGGCTGA
- a CDS encoding aldo/keto reductase, whose translation MEQRHLGRTGLRVSRIGLGTLTWGRDTDEHDAADLLKGFWEAGGTLVDTADVYGDGEAEYLLGQLMEGLVPRRDLVISTKAGSVPDPDRRFDGSRGHLLSALDASLARLGTDYVDLWQIHAFDPEAPLEETLQALDIAVSSGRVRYAGVSNFCGWQLAKAATWQLAAPGTRTRLASTQMEYSLLQRGVEREVLPAALDLGIGLLPSSPLGRGVLTGKYRHATPTDSRGASEHLAPFVAPYLDDAASRIVDAVATAADGLAVTPLQVALAWVRDRPGVAAPIIGARNALQLTAALSVETLSLPDEICRALDDVSAPVHHYPDHDWSTL comes from the coding sequence ATGGAGCAGAGGCATCTCGGCCGTACCGGCCTTCGCGTGTCCCGCATCGGACTCGGCACCCTCACCTGGGGCAGGGACACCGACGAGCACGACGCCGCGGACCTGTTGAAGGGGTTCTGGGAAGCGGGCGGGACCCTCGTCGACACGGCCGATGTGTACGGGGACGGGGAGGCCGAGTATCTCCTCGGGCAGCTCATGGAGGGGCTGGTGCCCCGCAGGGACCTGGTGATCTCGACGAAGGCGGGGAGCGTGCCCGATCCGGACCGGCGCTTCGACGGTTCGCGGGGGCATCTGCTGTCCGCGCTCGACGCCTCACTCGCACGGCTCGGCACGGACTACGTGGACCTGTGGCAGATCCACGCCTTCGACCCCGAGGCGCCGCTGGAGGAGACCCTGCAGGCTCTCGACATCGCTGTCAGCAGCGGCCGCGTGCGGTATGCCGGGGTCTCCAACTTCTGCGGCTGGCAGTTGGCCAAGGCGGCGACCTGGCAGCTCGCGGCGCCCGGGACACGCACGCGGCTGGCCAGTACGCAGATGGAGTACTCACTGCTGCAGCGCGGTGTCGAGCGCGAGGTGCTGCCCGCGGCGCTGGACCTGGGCATCGGTCTGCTGCCGTCCTCTCCCCTGGGCCGGGGTGTGCTGACGGGCAAGTACCGGCACGCGACGCCGACGGACTCGCGGGGCGCGTCGGAACACCTGGCGCCGTTCGTCGCGCCGTACCTGGACGACGCGGCCAGCCGCATCGTGGACGCGGTGGCGACGGCCGCGGACGGCCTCGCGGTGACCCCGCTCCAAGTGGCCCTCGCCTGGGTCCGCGACCGGCCCGGCGTGGCCGCCCCGATCATAGGCGCGCGCAACGCGCTGCAGCTCACGGCCGCGTTGTCAGTGGAGACCCTTAGTCTTCCTGACGAGATCTGCCGAGCGCTCGACGATGTGTCAGCGCCGGTGCACCACTATCCCGATCACGACTGGAGCACGCTGTGA
- a CDS encoding LLM class F420-dependent oxidoreductase: MQLGINLGYWGAGMDADNLAVAKEADRLGYAVCWAAEAYGSDAATVLTWVAAQTERIDVGSAIFQIPARQPAMTAMTAATLDSLSGGRFRLGLGVSGPQVSEGWYGVKFDKPLARTREYVEIIRKAMTRERLSYEGTHWTLPLPGGPGKPLKLTVHPEREHIPLYIAAIGPKNLEQTGEIADGALLIFPSADHLEDTAIKYLRAGREKAGLTMDGFDVCPTLPLALGEDKDVPALADMFRPYTALYVGGMGSRKQNFYNQLAQRMGYEKEAAEIQDKYLAGDKEGAAAAIPQQLIDQTTLLGSVDRIADRMKAYAAAGVTTLTLAPAGFTLDDRIASLRAGTDALERAGLA; this comes from the coding sequence ATGCAGCTCGGGATCAACCTCGGCTACTGGGGTGCCGGAATGGACGCGGACAACCTCGCCGTGGCCAAGGAGGCCGACCGGCTGGGCTACGCGGTCTGCTGGGCCGCCGAGGCGTACGGATCGGACGCGGCCACCGTGCTCACCTGGGTCGCCGCCCAGACCGAGCGCATCGACGTCGGCTCGGCCATCTTCCAGATCCCGGCCCGCCAGCCCGCGATGACGGCGATGACCGCCGCCACCCTCGACTCGCTCTCCGGCGGCCGCTTCCGCCTGGGCCTCGGCGTCTCAGGGCCGCAGGTCTCCGAGGGCTGGTACGGCGTCAAGTTCGACAAGCCGCTGGCCCGCACCCGCGAGTACGTCGAGATCATCCGCAAGGCCATGACCCGTGAGCGCCTGTCGTACGAGGGCACGCACTGGACCCTCCCGCTGCCGGGCGGCCCCGGCAAGCCGCTCAAGCTGACCGTGCACCCGGAGCGCGAGCACATCCCGCTCTACATCGCCGCGATCGGCCCGAAGAACCTGGAGCAGACCGGCGAGATCGCCGACGGCGCTCTGCTGATCTTCCCGTCCGCCGACCACCTGGAGGACACCGCGATCAAGTATCTGCGCGCGGGCCGCGAGAAGGCCGGGCTGACCATGGACGGTTTCGACGTCTGCCCGACGCTGCCGCTGGCACTCGGCGAGGACAAGGACGTACCGGCCCTGGCCGACATGTTCCGCCCGTACACCGCGCTCTACGTGGGCGGCATGGGCAGCCGCAAGCAGAACTTCTACAACCAGCTCGCGCAGCGCATGGGCTACGAGAAGGAGGCCGCCGAGATCCAGGACAAGTACCTGGCCGGCGACAAGGAGGGCGCGGCCGCCGCCATTCCGCAGCAGCTCATCGACCAGACCACGCTGCTCGGCTCCGTGGACCGCATCGCGGACCGGATGAAGGCCTACGCGGCCGCCGGGGTCACCACGCTCACGCTGGCCCCAGCGGGCTTCACGCTGGATGACCGGATCGCCTCGCTCCGGGCCGGGACCGACGCCCTGGAGCGGGCCGGACTCGCATAA
- a CDS encoding ferritin-like domain-containing protein translates to MLSAKSLFQEIVDNDESFRLFCSIAASGETQGGWENARIAALVPESERALAPKITRHGADEDKHGRIFNALMKKRGVTPVEIPPETDYTMLLEKNGIGLAHDKLKRDEPLTVQDIVTYLSHSRVTEQRAADQMIMLRKDFGDHPEIGKAVRMISNDEDNHLAYCHEELLRFAAAGHGRTIQRTLRECALAEIGIYRDVSLAVMAHMGRILGWPKPKAAALAAGIHAMYLYERVFGWRRMVSLAVPERRDALGGPASAAPEFA, encoded by the coding sequence ATGCTTTCGGCCAAGAGTCTTTTCCAGGAGATCGTCGACAACGACGAGTCGTTCCGGCTCTTCTGTTCCATCGCCGCCAGCGGGGAGACCCAGGGAGGCTGGGAGAACGCGCGGATCGCGGCCCTCGTCCCGGAGAGCGAACGCGCCCTCGCACCCAAGATCACCCGGCACGGCGCCGACGAGGACAAGCACGGACGGATCTTCAACGCGCTCATGAAGAAGCGGGGCGTCACACCCGTCGAGATCCCGCCCGAGACCGACTACACGATGCTCCTGGAGAAGAACGGCATCGGCCTCGCCCACGACAAGCTCAAGCGCGACGAGCCGCTCACCGTGCAGGACATCGTCACCTACCTCTCCCACAGCAGGGTCACCGAGCAGCGCGCGGCGGACCAGATGATCATGCTGCGCAAGGACTTCGGCGACCACCCGGAGATCGGCAAGGCCGTGCGGATGATCTCCAACGACGAGGACAACCACCTCGCGTACTGCCACGAGGAACTGCTGCGCTTCGCGGCCGCGGGCCACGGCCGGACCATCCAGCGGACCCTGCGCGAGTGCGCGCTCGCCGAGATCGGCATCTACCGGGACGTCAGTCTCGCCGTGATGGCCCACATGGGGCGCATCCTCGGCTGGCCGAAGCCCAAGGCGGCGGCGCTCGCCGCGGGCATCCACGCCATGTACCTGTATGAGCGGGTCTTCGGCTGGCGGCGCATGGTCTCGCTGGCCGTGCCGGAGCGGCGCGACGCCCTGGGCGGCCCGGCGTCGGCGGCACCCGAGTTCGCGTGA
- the corA gene encoding magnesium/cobalt transporter CorA, whose translation MIVDCAIYRDGHRTEGPEDLSDALDAARASGNAFVWIGLYEPTEREFDLVTEEFGLHPLAVEDALKAHQRPKLEVYDDSLFVVLKPVTYEPDSDAVSSGELMIFLGDSFVVTVRHGEGSPLKAVRRRLDQDPDMMRLGPTAVLYSIADDTVDHYLEVATELQTDLEEVEAEVFSPNDGGSRHTASRIYTFKRQILEFRRATGPLALPLTRLAGSGVSGPGVPFVHAKAQPFFRDVSDHLTRVNESVEGLDRLVSDVLSAHLAQMSVRQNDDMRKISAWAAMAAVPTMIAGIYGMNFDHMPELHWVWAYPAVILLMAVLEVLLFRLFKRRGWL comes from the coding sequence GTGATCGTCGACTGCGCCATCTATCGCGACGGGCACCGGACGGAGGGCCCGGAGGACCTTTCGGACGCCCTGGACGCCGCGCGTGCCTCGGGAAACGCCTTCGTGTGGATCGGGCTGTACGAGCCGACGGAGCGGGAGTTCGATCTCGTCACGGAGGAGTTCGGGCTGCATCCGCTGGCGGTGGAGGACGCCCTGAAGGCGCACCAGCGGCCCAAGCTGGAGGTCTACGACGACTCCCTGTTCGTGGTGCTCAAGCCGGTGACGTACGAGCCGGACAGCGACGCCGTCTCCTCCGGGGAGCTCATGATCTTCCTGGGCGACTCCTTCGTGGTGACCGTGCGGCACGGTGAGGGCTCGCCGCTCAAGGCCGTACGACGCCGTCTGGATCAGGACCCGGACATGATGCGCCTCGGCCCGACGGCGGTGCTCTACTCGATCGCCGACGACACCGTCGACCACTATCTGGAGGTGGCGACCGAGCTGCAGACCGACCTGGAGGAGGTCGAGGCGGAGGTGTTCTCCCCGAACGACGGCGGCTCCCGGCACACCGCGTCCCGGATCTACACCTTCAAGCGGCAGATCCTGGAGTTCCGCAGGGCCACCGGACCGCTGGCCTTGCCGCTGACCCGCCTCGCGGGCTCGGGCGTCTCCGGCCCGGGGGTGCCGTTCGTCCACGCCAAGGCGCAGCCCTTCTTCCGTGACGTCAGCGACCATCTGACCCGGGTGAACGAGTCCGTGGAGGGCCTGGACCGGCTGGTCTCGGACGTCCTGTCGGCGCATCTCGCACAGATGAGCGTCCGGCAGAACGACGACATGCGGAAGATCTCCGCATGGGCGGCCATGGCCGCGGTCCCCACGATGATCGCGGGGATCTACGGCATGAACTTCGACCACATGCCGGAGCTGCACTGGGTGTGGGCCTACCCGGCGGTGATCCTGCTGATGGCGGTGCTCGAGGTGCTCCTGTTCCGGCTCTTCAAGCGGCGCGGCTGGCTGTAG
- a CDS encoding histidine phosphatase family protein, with amino-acid sequence MPTLILVRHGRSTANTAGLLAGWTPGVALDERGAAQAAALPGRLAELPIAEVVSSPLQRCQETIQPLLDARPELRVHSDDRIGEAHYGDWSGRKLAELNDEPLMEVVQTHPSAAAFPGGESMRAMQTRTAEAVREWNARVERDHGGDAVYLMCSHGDIIKSLVADALGLHLDLFQRISVEPCSITAIRYTRLRPFLVRLGDTGDFTSLAPREEPPAGDATVGGGAGAP; translated from the coding sequence ATGCCCACCTTGATCCTCGTCCGGCACGGACGTTCCACCGCCAACACCGCGGGACTGCTCGCCGGGTGGACGCCCGGCGTGGCACTCGACGAGCGAGGGGCCGCGCAGGCCGCCGCGCTGCCCGGGCGCCTCGCGGAACTGCCGATCGCCGAGGTCGTCAGCAGCCCCCTGCAACGCTGCCAGGAAACGATTCAGCCGCTCCTCGACGCGCGCCCCGAACTCCGCGTCCACTCCGACGACCGGATCGGGGAGGCCCACTACGGCGACTGGTCCGGCCGCAAGCTCGCCGAGCTGAACGACGAGCCGCTGATGGAGGTCGTGCAGACGCACCCCTCCGCCGCCGCCTTCCCGGGCGGCGAGTCGATGCGCGCCATGCAGACCCGTACCGCCGAGGCGGTACGGGAGTGGAACGCGCGTGTGGAGCGCGATCACGGCGGTGACGCGGTATACCTCATGTGCTCGCACGGCGACATCATCAAGTCTCTTGTCGCGGACGCCCTCGGCCTTCATCTGGACCTCTTCCAACGGATCTCCGTAGAACCGTGTTCCATCACCGCGATCCGCTACACACGACTGCGGCCATTTCTCGTTCGCCTCGGCGACACCGGCGATTTCACGTCGCTCGCGCCGCGCGAGGAACCCCCGGCCGGTGACGCCACGGTCGGGGGCGGTGCGGGCGCACCGTGA
- a CDS encoding DUF3090 domain-containing protein yields MSRQVFLYDPPDRFVAGTVGLPGRRTFFLQASSGPRVTSVALEKTQVAALAERMDELLDEVVRRTGGSAPVPAMAPTEVSDTAPLEAPVEEEFRVGTMALAWDGDEQRMIVEAQALVELDADSEEDLAEAEERLLQDEENGPPMLRVRLTGAQARAFAKRALDVVNAGRPPCPLCSLPLDPEGHVCPRQNGYRREA; encoded by the coding sequence GTGTCCCGTCAGGTGTTCCTCTACGACCCGCCGGACCGTTTCGTGGCCGGCACGGTCGGGCTGCCAGGGCGCCGTACCTTCTTCCTGCAGGCCTCCTCGGGACCCCGGGTGACCAGTGTGGCCCTGGAGAAGACGCAGGTCGCGGCGCTCGCCGAACGGATGGACGAGCTTCTCGACGAGGTCGTACGGCGTACCGGGGGCAGCGCTCCCGTCCCGGCGATGGCCCCGACGGAGGTCTCCGACACCGCCCCGCTCGAAGCTCCCGTCGAGGAGGAGTTCCGGGTCGGCACCATGGCGCTGGCCTGGGACGGTGACGAGCAGCGCATGATCGTCGAGGCCCAGGCGCTCGTGGAGCTGGACGCCGATTCGGAGGAGGACCTCGCCGAGGCAGAGGAAAGGCTCCTGCAGGACGAGGAGAACGGCCCGCCGATGCTGCGGGTCCGCCTCACCGGCGCCCAGGCCCGTGCCTTCGCCAAGCGTGCCCTCGATGTCGTGAACGCCGGCCGGCCGCCCTGCCCGCTGTGCAGTCTCCCGCTAGACCCGGAAGGACACGTATGTCCGCGCCAGAACGGATACCGCCGCGAAGCGTGA
- a CDS encoding SCO1664 family protein, with protein MSAPERIPPRSVSTAELLAEGELTVRGRIREASNAVLLCDVTYEGRKASCVYKPVAGERPLWDFPDGNLAQREVAAYAVSEATGWGLVPTTILRDGPYGEGMCQLWIDPVSEGSELLALIDGEEPGEGWKAVGFAEVGEGRTALLVHADDERLRRLAVLDVVINNGDRKGGHLLPAPEGRLFGIDHGVTFNAENKLRTLLWGWAGEKLTPEAVEVLERLRDALGGTLGVRLGELITAAELDATRVRVAGLLASGRHPEPSGEWPAIPWPPV; from the coding sequence ATGTCCGCGCCAGAACGGATACCGCCGCGAAGCGTGAGCACGGCAGAGCTGCTCGCCGAGGGTGAGCTGACCGTGCGCGGACGCATCCGTGAGGCCTCCAACGCGGTGCTGCTGTGCGACGTGACGTACGAGGGCCGGAAAGCCTCCTGCGTCTACAAGCCGGTCGCCGGCGAGCGCCCGCTGTGGGACTTCCCCGACGGGAACCTCGCCCAGCGGGAGGTCGCCGCCTACGCGGTGTCCGAGGCGACCGGCTGGGGGCTCGTCCCGACCACGATCCTGCGCGACGGGCCGTACGGCGAAGGCATGTGCCAGCTGTGGATCGACCCGGTGTCCGAGGGCTCGGAGCTGCTCGCGCTGATCGACGGCGAGGAGCCCGGCGAGGGCTGGAAGGCCGTCGGGTTCGCCGAGGTCGGCGAGGGGCGCACCGCGCTGCTCGTGCACGCCGACGACGAGCGGCTGCGCAGGCTGGCCGTCCTCGACGTGGTCATCAACAACGGTGACCGCAAGGGCGGGCATCTGCTGCCCGCACCCGAGGGCCGGCTGTTCGGGATCGACCACGGGGTCACCTTCAACGCCGAGAACAAGCTGCGGACGCTGCTGTGGGGCTGGGCCGGGGAGAAGCTCACCCCCGAGGCGGTCGAGGTCCTGGAGCGGCTCAGGGACGCCCTGGGCGGGACGCTGGGCGTGCGTCTGGGGGAGCTGATCACCGCGGCCGAACTGGACGCCACGCGCGTGCGTGTGGCCGGCCTGCTCGCGTCCGGGCGGCATCCGGAACCCTCGGGGGAGTGGCCCGCGATCCCGTGGCCGCCCGTCTAG
- the mshC gene encoding cysteine--1-D-myo-inosityl 2-amino-2-deoxy-alpha-D-glucopyranoside ligase, translated as MHAWPASDVPALPGKGRDLRIHDTATDGLVALDPGPVARIYVCGITPYDATHLGHAATYNAFDLVQRVWLDTKRQVHYVQNVTDVDDPLLERAARDNVDWVALAEKETTLFREDMTALRMLPPKHYIGAVEAIPGIVPLVERLRDAGAAYELEGDVYFSVESDPHFGKVSNLDAAAMRLLSAERGGDPDRPGKKNPLDPMLWTAAREGEPSWDGASLGQGRPGWHIECVAIALDHLGMGFDVQGGGSDLAFPHHEMGASHAQALTGEFPMAKAYVHAGMVALDGEKMSKSKGNLVFVSTLRREGVDPAAIRLALLSHHYRADWEWTDQVLQDALARLERWRAAVSRPDGPSAEALVEEIREALANDLNAPAALAAVDRWAVLQAERGGTDEGAPGVVSRAVDALLGVAL; from the coding sequence ATGCATGCCTGGCCCGCTTCCGACGTCCCTGCCCTGCCCGGCAAGGGCCGTGACCTCCGGATCCACGACACCGCGACCGACGGTCTCGTCGCCCTCGACCCCGGTCCCGTCGCCCGTATCTACGTCTGCGGCATCACTCCGTACGACGCGACCCATCTGGGTCACGCGGCGACCTACAACGCGTTCGACCTCGTTCAGCGCGTGTGGCTCGACACCAAGCGGCAGGTTCACTACGTCCAGAACGTGACGGACGTCGACGATCCGCTGCTGGAGCGCGCCGCGCGGGACAACGTCGACTGGGTCGCCCTCGCGGAGAAGGAGACGACCCTCTTCCGCGAGGACATGACCGCCCTGCGGATGCTGCCCCCGAAGCACTACATCGGCGCCGTCGAGGCCATACCCGGGATCGTCCCGCTGGTGGAGCGACTGCGGGACGCGGGTGCGGCGTACGAACTCGAGGGGGACGTCTACTTCTCCGTCGAGTCCGACCCGCACTTCGGCAAGGTGTCCAACCTGGACGCGGCGGCCATGCGGCTGCTGTCCGCCGAGCGCGGCGGCGACCCGGACCGTCCGGGCAAGAAGAACCCCCTCGACCCGATGCTGTGGACGGCCGCCCGCGAGGGCGAGCCGAGCTGGGACGGCGCCTCGCTCGGACAGGGCCGGCCCGGCTGGCACATCGAGTGCGTCGCGATCGCCCTCGACCACCTGGGCATGGGCTTCGACGTGCAGGGCGGCGGTTCCGACCTCGCCTTCCCGCACCACGAGATGGGCGCCTCCCACGCGCAGGCGCTGACCGGCGAGTTCCCGATGGCCAAGGCGTACGTGCACGCCGGCATGGTCGCGCTCGACGGCGAGAAGATGTCCAAGTCCAAGGGGAACCTCGTCTTCGTGTCGACGCTCCGGCGCGAGGGAGTCGACCCGGCGGCCATCCGGCTCGCCCTGCTCTCGCACCACTACCGGGCCGACTGGGAGTGGACCGACCAGGTGCTCCAGGACGCCCTCGCGCGCCTCGAGCGCTGGCGGGCCGCCGTTTCGCGGCCCGACGGCCCCTCGGCCGAGGCGCTCGTCGAGGAGATCCGCGAGGCCCTCGCGAACGACCTGAACGCGCCGGCCGCGCTCGCGGCGGTCGACCGCTGGGCCGTGCTCCAGGCCGAGCGGGGCGGCACGGACGAGGGCGCCCCCGGCGTCGTGTCCCGTGCCGTGGACGCCCTGTTGGGCGTGGCCCTCTAG